The following DNA comes from Miscanthus floridulus cultivar M001 chromosome 5, ASM1932011v1, whole genome shotgun sequence.
GTGGAAGGCCGCGGTACAAGATGGAGGAGCTCGTCCCCGGGGGTCGCGTGGGGCGCGAGGCCTTCCAGGCGTTTCTGGGGTACATGTACACCGGCAAGCTCCGGCCGTCACCGGTCGACGTGGTCTCTTGTGCTGACCCAGTGTGCCCTCACGATTCGTGCCCGCCGGCCATCAGGTCCGCGGTCGAGCTCATGTACGCGGCGTGTACCTTCAAGATCCCCGAGCTCACCTCGCTCTTCCAGGTGAGACGCAATTTGGTTCTTGCTTCCTCTCTTGCCAATAGGATTAGACTCTAATTTGTTTAGGAAATGTTTTGTTGTATCCCAGTATTGTACATGGCTTTGCTAGACTAGAAATGGGTTCGTGATTTTGTTTTCTCAAAGCCGTGTGTTGACTACATCGCTAACTAACTAAACTGCTAAAATTGGGTATTTCTTGTTTTAGCTGACACAACTGAACCTGTCGTCTTGAAGTCTATAATTGAAATGGAACCATTAGGCTGCACAACATGTATACATTACATTTATGGCTGTGTAGTTTGTCAAACTGTTTTAACATCAATTCAGCTTTGCTGTGACGACTTAAGGAATGCAAATGGTTAACATGGTCTTCTTCTACAGCGGCGGCTTCTTAACTTTGTAGACAAGACTCTAGTGGAGGATGTCATTCCTATTTTGAAAGTTGCTTCCCACTCAGGGCTGACTCAAGTGattgacaaatgtattcaaaGGATTGCTAGATCTGATCTTGACGATATATCTTTGGATAAGGAGCTCCCTCCTGAAGCTGTTGAGGAGATAAAAAATTTGCGCAAGAAGTCACCAACCACTGATGGCGATGGCGATGCGTTCATTTCGGACCCTGTGCATGAGAAAAGAGTCAGAAGAATCCACAGGGCACTCGACTCTGATGATGTTGAACTTGTGAAGTTGCTTCTGAGTGAGTCTGATATCACATTAGACGACGCCAATGCATTACACTATGCTGCTTCTTACTGTGATTCTAAAGTTGTCTCAGAGCTATTAGATTTGGCGCTGGCTAACTTAAATTTGAAGAATAGCCGTGGATACACAGCACTCCACTTGGCTGCTATGAGGAGAGAACCAGCTATCATTATGTGTCTCCTTAACAAAGGGGCAAATGTATCACAACTGACAGCTGATGGCAGGAGCGCAATTGGTATTTGTCGGAGGTTAACAAGATTAAAAGACTACAATACAAAGATGGAGCAGGGTCAAGAATCAAATAAAGATAGGCTGTGTATAGATATTCTAGAGAGGGAGATGATGCGAAATCCTATGGCGGTGGAAGATGCTGTCACCTCGCCTTTATTGGCAGATGATCTTCACATGAAGCTTCTCTACCTGGAAAACAGAGGTGAAGTCCACACCATGCTTGATAGAATGGCTCTGATTGGTTGCCCGTTGCCCcttcaaattttcaaaatttaaaaGCTGGGAGGTCAGGTGGATCGATTCAGGCTTCCTTGTAGTCTAATGACATGTGCCCTGACCTTTTGTTCTCATAAAGAGGAAAAAGGAAAACACCCACCACATACCACATCAATTTCTCCTTTCTTCAAATTGAAGAAAGTTGCGCATGTTATAGGaaataaacaattgtagtcacaAAGCCTGCAATATTTATTGCTACTTGCCTGTCAGCTTTGCACACAGCCTGATAGTGGTCTAGTTCTAGATAATATAATGAGAATGATTTCACACCATTGGATGATGATTAAATAGCACCTTAGAACTTGGGGGTGTGATATGTCATTGTCGTTAGCTTTGTCTTATATTCACGTTTAGAAGAAGATTGTGCTTTATGTTATTGGCTACATTATTTCCCTGCATCATAACATTTAAGTATTGTCCCTGCAGTTGCATTTGCTAGATTGTTCTTTCCTGCTGAAGCCAAGGTCGCCATGCAAATTGCACAAGCAGACACCACAGAAGAATTCGGCGGTATAGTTGCAGCAAGTACTTCTGGTAAACTGAGGGAGGTCGACCTTAATGAGACGCCAGTCACACAAAACAAAAGACTCCGTTCAAGGGTAGATGCACTGATGAAAACAGGTGAAGTTTCAACCATTTACCGAAGTATTGTCGTTGTGTTTAAAATACGTGATTGATATGATATCTCATCATTGTTGTTCACCCATTTTGTCTGGTGGCTTCTTGCAGTGGAGCTGGGCCGTCGGTACTTCCCGAACTGCTCGCAGGTGCTGGACAAATTCCTGGAGGACGACCTGCCGGACGGGCTGGACCAGTTCTACCTCCAGAGGGGCACCGCCGACGAGCAGAAGGTGAAGAGGATGCGCTTCTGCGAGCTGAAGGAGGACGTGCTGAAGGCTTTTAGCAAGGACAAGGCGGACAGCAGCATGTTCTCGGGCCTGTCTTCGTCGTCGTCGTGCTCGCCACCCCAGAAATCCGCCAAGAGGTGATCAAGGGACTAGTTTTTGCCGTATACTAGTTTGTAATCACGGCCTTGGAGACCTGGACCCGGACAGCATATAGGGACTTCTACACCTGTGTATGTATAGTGCTTATTATACATATATTAGGATAGAACTATATATGGAAAGAAACATGGCAGGTACACCGTGCAAAAAGATGAAAAGGTGGCCGTAGTGCTCTATGCGAGTATGCACCTGATTCGATGGCCCTGTTCTACGGTAGCGAGCACGCTGAGCAGGCTCATTGCCCTGTGAGCATGCTACTGAGGTCGTTGAGGCTGTTTTCCGCAGAAAAAAAGTAAGAAACTAGAAGAAAACGAGGTCGTTGAGAATGTGCATGGATCTGATGTACTGTACGTAGTTCTTTACAATCTTCGATCCTATTATATGTATAAGCTTATTTAGGTTTGTTGTAAggcagagttttttttttctggactAGTAAAAAAAGAAGAGATTTGGTTCTAAGTCTTGTGAAACGTTTGTCTCTTTGTGGCGTTTGCCTATGATTCTAGTGATTCTACTGAGGGCATTGTTTAAATCTAGGACGTAAAGTTTTGGAGTGTCACATAGAGCGTCGTatggggtattcggatactaataaaaaaatcacAGAATCTATCagtaaattacgagatgaatttattaagcctaattaattcatcattagcacatatgttattgtagcaccatattgttaaatcatggattaattaggcttaaaagattcgtctcgtaaattagtcgtaaattgtgtaattagttattttttagtctatatttaatactccatacatttatcaaacattcgatgtaaTATGGTGTAAATTTTTGGGGAAGAACTAAATAAGGCCTAAGGTTGTCTTC
Coding sequences within:
- the LOC136450491 gene encoding BTB/POZ domain and ankyrin repeat-containing protein NPR2-like gives rise to the protein MEPSSSITFASSSSYLSNGSSPCSVAMPPPGLPQAPPLAAGEGWGGGVAAAGSGSSVEAVSLNRLSKNLERLLLDPDLDCSDADVEVPDGGPPVPIHRCILAARSDFFYGLFAARGRGGAAPGDPTAGAGGAAEGAASGRPRYKMEELVPGGRVGREAFQAFLGYMYTGKLRPSPVDVVSCADPVCPHDSCPPAIRSAVELMYAACTFKIPELTSLFQRRLLNFVDKTLVEDVIPILKVASHSGLTQVIDKCIQRIARSDLDDISLDKELPPEAVEEIKNLRKKSPTTDGDGDAFISDPVHEKRVRRIHRALDSDDVELVKLLLSESDITLDDANALHYAASYCDSKVVSELLDLALANLNLKNSRGYTALHLAAMRREPAIIMCLLNKGANVSQLTADGRSAIGICRRLTRLKDYNTKMEQGQESNKDRLCIDILEREMMRNPMAVEDAVTSPLLADDLHMKLLYLENRVAFARLFFPAEAKVAMQIAQADTTEEFGGIVAASTSGKLREVDLNETPVTQNKRLRSRVDALMKTVELGRRYFPNCSQVLDKFLEDDLPDGLDQFYLQRGTADEQKVKRMRFCELKEDVLKAFSKDKADSSMFSGLSSSSSCSPPQKSAKR